In Anopheles gambiae chromosome 2, idAnoGambNW_F1_1, whole genome shotgun sequence, a single window of DNA contains:
- the LOC1270874 gene encoding plastin-1 isoform X1 — protein sequence MASFRNAAHHQKSLSVEERAEMREKFEEIDTNKDGFIELKELKDALDQVGFKLPGYQVRLMIDEYSNKQRSQHVGKLSYDEFESLCMDLKAKDVASTFKKVVSKKENLETLGGMSDSSAAGTTHSVRVEEQLAFSDWINSNLVHDPDLKHLLPLDSEGKLLYDKMKDGILLCKIVNHSCPDTIDERAINKKNLTVYTKFENLTLALVSSQAIGCNIVNIDAHDLAKGKPHLVLGLLWQIIRIGLFSHITLDSCPGLATLLSDGERLEDLMKLSPEAILLRWVNHHLERAGIARRCTNFQSDISDSEVYSYLLNQIAPKDAGVNVEALREQNALNRAEMMLQQAAKLNCRSFVTPQDVVNGVYKLNLAFVANLFNNHPGLDQPEEIEGLESIEETREEKTYRNWMNSMGVKPHVNWLYSDLADGLIIFQLFDIIQPGSVQWKRVHQKFTPLRKFMEKLENCNYAVELGKQQKFSLVGIAGQDLSDGNATLTLALIWQLMRAYTLSILSRLANTGNPIIEKEIVQWVNSKLQSAGKRTSLKSFQDPAIADGKIIIDLIDTIKPGSINYDNVRDGGNPEENLENAKYAVSMARKIGARVYALPEDITEVKAKMIMTVFACLMAMDYVPNMDSAKSAPPVAAVVQAPVPQQLPQPPVDNEPTVAAPAAVVTNGTNGNGTVGDDEEEHHLQEEPQEASEESTTVPATTVSETIPSTSPTPPQTNDEFAD from the exons ATCGACACCAACAAAGACGGCTTCATCGAGCTGAAGGAGCTAAAGGATGCACTCGACCAGGTGGGCTTCAAGCTGCCCGGCTACCAGGTACGCCTGATGATCGACGAGTACTCGAACAAGCAGCGATCGCAACACGTCGGCAAGCTGTCGTACGACGAGTTCGAGTCACTATGCATGGACCTGAAGGCGAAGGATGTGGCGAGCACGTTCAAGAAGGTGGTCTCGAAGAAGGAAAACCTAGAAACGCTGGGCGGCATGTCGGACTCGTCCGccgccggtacgacacattcGGTGCGCGTCGAGGAGCAGCTAGCGTTTAGCGACTGGATCAACTCGAACCTGGTGCACGATCCGGATCTGAAGCACCTGCTGCCGCTCGATTCGGAGGGCAAGCTGCTGTACGACAAGATGAAGGACGGCATACTGCTGTGCAAGATCGTCAACCACTCCTGCCCGGACACGATCGATGAGCGGGCGATCAACAAGAAAAATTTGACCGTGTACACCAAGTTCGAGAACCTGACGCTGGCGTTGGTGTCCTCGCAGGCCATCGGCTGCAACATCGTCAACATTGATGCGCACGATCTCGCCAAAGGCAAGCCGCACCTGGTGCTCGGTCTGCTCTGGCAGATTATTCGCATCGGGCTGTTCAGCCACATCACGCTAGACAGCTGTCCGGGGCTTGCCACGCTGCTCTCCGATGGTGAGCGGCTCGAGGATCTGATGAAGCTGTCACCCGAAGCGATCTTGCTGCGCTGGGTCAACCACCATCTCGAGCGGGCCGGCATTGCCCGACGCTGCACAAACTTCCAGAGCGACATCTCCGACTCGGAGGTGTACTCGTACCTGCTGAATCAAATCGCTCCCAAGGATGCCGGTGTGAACGTGGAAGCGCTCAGA GAACAAAACGCCTTAAACCGTGCCGAAATGATGCTGCAACAAGCGGCCAAGCTGAACTGCCGATCGTTTGTCACCCCGCAGGACGTCGTCAACGGAGTCTACAAGCTCAATTTGGCCTTTGTAGCTAATCTGTTCAACAATCATCCGGGACTGGACCAGCCGGAAGAGATCGAAGGGCTAGAGTCGATCGAGGAGACGCGCGAAGAGAAAA CTTATCGCAACTGGATGAATTCGATGGGTGTCAAACCGCACGTGAACTGGCTGTACTCGGATCTGGCGGACGGACTCATCATCTTCCAGCTGTTCGACATTATTCAGCCGGGCAGTGTGCAGTGGAAGCGGGTGCATCAAAAATTCACACCGTTACGGAAGTTCATGGAAAAGCTGGAGAACTGCAACTATGCGGTTGAGCTAGGCAAGCAGCAAAAGTTTTCGCTGGTCGGCATTGCCGGACAGGATCTGAGCGATGGCAATGCGACGCTCACGCTGG CACTTATCTGGCAGCTGATGAGAGCTTACACGCTTTCGATTCTGTCCCGCTTGGCCAACACCGGCAATCCGATCATCGAGAAGGAAATTGTCCAGTGGGTGAACTCCAAGCTGCAGAGCGCAGGCAAACGGACGAGCCTGAAAAGCTTCCAGGATCCGGCGATCGCTGATGGCAAAATCATTATCGATCTGATCGATACGATCAAACCCGGCAGCATCAACTACGACAACGTCCGCGACGGTGGCAACCCGGAGGAGAACTTGGAGAACGCCAAGTACGCGGTGTCAATGGCACGTAAGATCGGTGCACGTGTTTACGCCCTGCCGGAGGATATCACCGAGGTGAAGGCAAAGATGATCATGACCGTGTTCGCCTGCCTGATGGCGATGGACTACGTGCCAAACATGGACAGTGCGAAATCGGCACCACCGGTCGCTGCAGTCGTGCAGGCTCCGGTTCCCCAGCAGCTTCCACAGCCACCCGTGGACAACGAACCGACGGTAGCAGCTCCAGCAGCGGTCGTAACCAACGGCACGAACGGGAACGGTACCGTCGGTGACGACGAAGAGGAGCATCATCTGCAAGAGGAGCCGCAGGAAGCATCAGAGGAATCCACCACCGTACCGGCGACCACGGTCAGCGAAACGATACCATCCACCTCACCTACACCGCCGCAAACCAACGATGAGTTCGCCGATTGA
- the LOC1270874 gene encoding plastin-1 isoform X2, producing the protein MDIHQIAKEDELLEFRRIFTPELYDQIDTNKDGFIELKELKDALDQVGFKLPGYQVRLMIDEYSNKQRSQHVGKLSYDEFESLCMDLKAKDVASTFKKVVSKKENLETLGGMSDSSAAGTTHSVRVEEQLAFSDWINSNLVHDPDLKHLLPLDSEGKLLYDKMKDGILLCKIVNHSCPDTIDERAINKKNLTVYTKFENLTLALVSSQAIGCNIVNIDAHDLAKGKPHLVLGLLWQIIRIGLFSHITLDSCPGLATLLSDGERLEDLMKLSPEAILLRWVNHHLERAGIARRCTNFQSDISDSEVYSYLLNQIAPKDAGVNVEALREQNALNRAEMMLQQAAKLNCRSFVTPQDVVNGVYKLNLAFVANLFNNHPGLDQPEEIEGLESIEETREEKTYRNWMNSMGVKPHVNWLYSDLADGLIIFQLFDIIQPGSVQWKRVHQKFTPLRKFMEKLENCNYAVELGKQQKFSLVGIAGQDLSDGNATLTLALIWQLMRAYTLSILSRLANTGNPIIEKEIVQWVNSKLQSAGKRTSLKSFQDPAIADGKIIIDLIDTIKPGSINYDNVRDGGNPEENLENAKYAVSMARKIGARVYALPEDITEVKAKMIMTVFACLMAMDYVPNMDSAKSAPPVAAVVQAPVPQQLPQPPVDNEPTVAAPAAVVTNGTNGNGTVGDDEEEHHLQEEPQEASEESTTVPATTVSETIPSTSPTPPQTNDEFAD; encoded by the exons ATCGACACCAACAAAGACGGCTTCATCGAGCTGAAGGAGCTAAAGGATGCACTCGACCAGGTGGGCTTCAAGCTGCCCGGCTACCAGGTACGCCTGATGATCGACGAGTACTCGAACAAGCAGCGATCGCAACACGTCGGCAAGCTGTCGTACGACGAGTTCGAGTCACTATGCATGGACCTGAAGGCGAAGGATGTGGCGAGCACGTTCAAGAAGGTGGTCTCGAAGAAGGAAAACCTAGAAACGCTGGGCGGCATGTCGGACTCGTCCGccgccggtacgacacattcGGTGCGCGTCGAGGAGCAGCTAGCGTTTAGCGACTGGATCAACTCGAACCTGGTGCACGATCCGGATCTGAAGCACCTGCTGCCGCTCGATTCGGAGGGCAAGCTGCTGTACGACAAGATGAAGGACGGCATACTGCTGTGCAAGATCGTCAACCACTCCTGCCCGGACACGATCGATGAGCGGGCGATCAACAAGAAAAATTTGACCGTGTACACCAAGTTCGAGAACCTGACGCTGGCGTTGGTGTCCTCGCAGGCCATCGGCTGCAACATCGTCAACATTGATGCGCACGATCTCGCCAAAGGCAAGCCGCACCTGGTGCTCGGTCTGCTCTGGCAGATTATTCGCATCGGGCTGTTCAGCCACATCACGCTAGACAGCTGTCCGGGGCTTGCCACGCTGCTCTCCGATGGTGAGCGGCTCGAGGATCTGATGAAGCTGTCACCCGAAGCGATCTTGCTGCGCTGGGTCAACCACCATCTCGAGCGGGCCGGCATTGCCCGACGCTGCACAAACTTCCAGAGCGACATCTCCGACTCGGAGGTGTACTCGTACCTGCTGAATCAAATCGCTCCCAAGGATGCCGGTGTGAACGTGGAAGCGCTCAGA GAACAAAACGCCTTAAACCGTGCCGAAATGATGCTGCAACAAGCGGCCAAGCTGAACTGCCGATCGTTTGTCACCCCGCAGGACGTCGTCAACGGAGTCTACAAGCTCAATTTGGCCTTTGTAGCTAATCTGTTCAACAATCATCCGGGACTGGACCAGCCGGAAGAGATCGAAGGGCTAGAGTCGATCGAGGAGACGCGCGAAGAGAAAA CTTATCGCAACTGGATGAATTCGATGGGTGTCAAACCGCACGTGAACTGGCTGTACTCGGATCTGGCGGACGGACTCATCATCTTCCAGCTGTTCGACATTATTCAGCCGGGCAGTGTGCAGTGGAAGCGGGTGCATCAAAAATTCACACCGTTACGGAAGTTCATGGAAAAGCTGGAGAACTGCAACTATGCGGTTGAGCTAGGCAAGCAGCAAAAGTTTTCGCTGGTCGGCATTGCCGGACAGGATCTGAGCGATGGCAATGCGACGCTCACGCTGG CACTTATCTGGCAGCTGATGAGAGCTTACACGCTTTCGATTCTGTCCCGCTTGGCCAACACCGGCAATCCGATCATCGAGAAGGAAATTGTCCAGTGGGTGAACTCCAAGCTGCAGAGCGCAGGCAAACGGACGAGCCTGAAAAGCTTCCAGGATCCGGCGATCGCTGATGGCAAAATCATTATCGATCTGATCGATACGATCAAACCCGGCAGCATCAACTACGACAACGTCCGCGACGGTGGCAACCCGGAGGAGAACTTGGAGAACGCCAAGTACGCGGTGTCAATGGCACGTAAGATCGGTGCACGTGTTTACGCCCTGCCGGAGGATATCACCGAGGTGAAGGCAAAGATGATCATGACCGTGTTCGCCTGCCTGATGGCGATGGACTACGTGCCAAACATGGACAGTGCGAAATCGGCACCACCGGTCGCTGCAGTCGTGCAGGCTCCGGTTCCCCAGCAGCTTCCACAGCCACCCGTGGACAACGAACCGACGGTAGCAGCTCCAGCAGCGGTCGTAACCAACGGCACGAACGGGAACGGTACCGTCGGTGACGACGAAGAGGAGCATCATCTGCAAGAGGAGCCGCAGGAAGCATCAGAGGAATCCACCACCGTACCGGCGACCACGGTCAGCGAAACGATACCATCCACCTCACCTACACCGCCGCAAACCAACGATGAGTTCGCCGATTGA